The Sporosarcina luteola genome contains a region encoding:
- a CDS encoding acyl-CoA dehydrogenase family protein produces the protein MTRYRFETDEHVLFRETLRKFLAKEAVPHYEQWEKDRLIPVSFWRKLGEMGFLCPQVEEQYGGLGLDFSYGVIIGEEMERVGAGLTGVGLHNDIVVPYIESYGTDEQKKRWLPGCITADFITGVAMTEPGTGSDLANIRTTAIKDGDHYVVNGQKTFITNGVNGNLFLVVVKTNPQAEPKHRGISLLMIEEGTLGFTKGRKLDKVGMHSQDTAELYFEDCRVPVGNLIGGEGKGFSCLMEKLQQERLLVALSAQTASEDMLEMTLDYVKSREAFGKPIGSFQNTQFKLAEIATKVELGKAFLESLIEDHLAGKDVVTKVSMAKYWITETAREISAECMQLHGGYGYMEEYKIARRYRDIPVASIYAGTNEVMKMIIAKNMGL, from the coding sequence ATGACGCGTTATCGATTTGAAACAGATGAACATGTCCTATTCCGTGAGACGCTACGAAAATTCCTAGCGAAGGAAGCGGTGCCCCACTACGAACAATGGGAAAAAGACCGGCTCATTCCCGTCAGTTTTTGGCGGAAGCTTGGGGAAATGGGGTTCCTTTGTCCGCAAGTGGAAGAGCAGTATGGCGGTCTCGGGCTCGACTTCAGCTATGGGGTCATCATCGGGGAAGAGATGGAACGGGTCGGAGCAGGCTTAACGGGGGTCGGCCTGCATAATGACATCGTCGTTCCGTACATCGAATCATATGGGACGGACGAGCAGAAGAAGCGTTGGCTGCCGGGATGCATCACCGCCGATTTCATTACAGGCGTTGCGATGACGGAGCCTGGAACCGGTTCGGACCTCGCCAACATCCGGACGACTGCCATAAAGGACGGCGATCATTATGTCGTGAATGGACAAAAGACATTCATTACAAACGGTGTGAATGGCAATCTGTTCCTTGTCGTCGTGAAGACGAATCCGCAGGCGGAACCGAAGCATAGGGGAATCAGCTTGCTCATGATTGAGGAAGGCACACTTGGATTTACGAAAGGCCGGAAGCTCGATAAAGTCGGCATGCATTCGCAAGATACCGCTGAACTGTACTTCGAGGATTGCCGGGTGCCTGTTGGCAACTTGATCGGCGGCGAAGGAAAGGGTTTCAGCTGTCTAATGGAAAAGCTCCAGCAGGAAAGGTTGCTCGTCGCATTGTCCGCACAAACAGCTTCAGAGGATATGCTCGAAATGACGCTTGATTATGTGAAATCACGGGAGGCGTTTGGCAAGCCCATCGGTTCATTCCAAAACACGCAGTTCAAGCTTGCGGAAATCGCGACGAAGGTGGAGCTCGGCAAAGCGTTTCTTGAATCGCTCATTGAAGATCATTTGGCCGGTAAGGACGTCGTGACGAAAGTGTCCATGGCGAAATATTGGATCACCGAAACGGCACGTGAAATCTCCGCGGAATGCATGCAGCTGCATGGAGGATACGGCTATATGGAGGAGTACAAGATTGCACGAAGGTACCGTGATATTCCGGTTGCATCGATTTACGCCGGGACGAATGAAGTCATGAAGATGATCATCGCGAAGAATATGGGGTTGTGA
- a CDS encoding long-chain fatty acid--CoA ligase: MMQTPLLLSSFIKRAEQFFPNKLIISRTGPDMIHRIPYREWAKRTRKLSNALTKLGMKHGTKVGTFGWNHHRHLEAYFGVPSTGAILHMVNIRLAPEHIAYVINHAEDEILLVDDNLFPHLEKLAPFLKTVKHYVIMGDSTDVPETTLANVHSYEALLAEASDQYDYPEDLDENTPAGMCYTSATTGNPKGVVYTHRGIVLHSFALGLADAMGLREGDVIMPIVPMFHVNAWGMPFAAVFYGSTQVLPGPGFNPQLILDLIEQEKVTLTAGVPTIWLAVLKEQQQNPRELSSLRGIVSGGSASPKGLIRAFEEGLGVPFYVGYGMTETSPLVSLSVYTSGMEDLPMDERIDIRALQGLIMPGLEVKIVNEDGEVPWDGKTMGELAIRGPWIASEYYKDDRTEEAFKDGWLYTGDIAVMTDIGYLKLMDRTKDLIKSGGEWISSVDLENALMTHEAVFEAAVIAVPHEKWVERPLACVVLKEGKTADDALKAELLNYLEGQFAKLWVPDDVVFLDEIPKTSVGKFLKAALREKLKGHVLEV; the protein is encoded by the coding sequence ATGATGCAAACACCATTACTACTATCATCGTTCATAAAAAGGGCCGAGCAGTTTTTTCCGAACAAACTGATAATCTCGCGCACAGGGCCAGACATGATACATCGCATTCCGTATCGGGAATGGGCGAAGCGGACGAGGAAGCTGTCGAACGCGTTGACGAAGCTCGGGATGAAGCACGGGACGAAAGTGGGGACTTTCGGCTGGAATCATCACCGACATCTTGAAGCGTATTTCGGCGTGCCAAGTACGGGCGCTATCCTTCATATGGTGAATATCCGCTTGGCACCGGAGCATATCGCGTATGTCATCAATCATGCAGAAGATGAGATTTTACTAGTGGATGATAACCTCTTCCCGCATCTTGAAAAGCTGGCACCGTTCTTGAAGACGGTAAAGCATTACGTAATCATGGGCGACAGCACTGATGTGCCGGAAACGACGCTTGCAAATGTCCATTCCTATGAGGCATTGCTGGCAGAGGCATCAGATCAGTATGACTATCCGGAAGACCTGGATGAAAACACGCCTGCCGGAATGTGCTATACATCTGCAACGACAGGCAATCCGAAAGGGGTCGTCTACACGCATCGAGGCATTGTTCTTCATAGTTTCGCGCTCGGATTGGCGGATGCGATGGGACTGCGTGAAGGAGATGTCATCATGCCGATTGTTCCAATGTTCCATGTAAATGCATGGGGCATGCCGTTTGCTGCTGTGTTCTATGGTTCTACGCAAGTCCTGCCGGGACCAGGTTTCAATCCGCAACTTATCCTTGATTTGATTGAACAGGAAAAAGTGACACTGACGGCGGGGGTGCCGACGATTTGGCTGGCGGTATTGAAGGAGCAACAGCAAAATCCGCGTGAGCTATCATCGCTTCGAGGAATCGTAAGCGGCGGCTCCGCATCTCCGAAGGGATTGATTCGTGCGTTCGAAGAGGGGCTCGGCGTACCGTTCTACGTCGGATATGGGATGACAGAAACATCCCCGCTCGTCAGCTTATCGGTTTATACGTCCGGCATGGAGGACTTGCCGATGGACGAACGGATCGATATCCGGGCGCTGCAAGGGTTGATCATGCCAGGACTTGAAGTGAAGATTGTGAATGAAGACGGCGAGGTGCCGTGGGATGGCAAGACGATGGGTGAACTTGCGATTCGCGGTCCTTGGATTGCGAGCGAATATTACAAAGACGACCGGACAGAGGAAGCGTTTAAGGACGGTTGGCTCTATACGGGCGACATCGCCGTCATGACGGATATCGGTTACTTGAAACTGATGGATCGGACAAAGGATCTGATTAAAAGCGGTGGGGAATGGATTTCATCCGTTGACCTCGAAAATGCGTTGATGACACACGAAGCGGTGTTCGAGGCGGCCGTCATCGCTGTTCCGCACGAAAAATGGGTGGAACGCCCGCTTGCCTGCGTCGTCTTGAAAGAGGGGAAAACTGCCGATGATGCGCTGAAAGCCGAACTGCTCAACTACTTGGAAGGCCAATTCGCGAAGTTATGGGTTCCGGACGACGTCGTGTTCTTGGATGAAATCCCGAAAACATCCGTCGGCAAGTTCCTGAAAGCCGCCCTGCGCGAGAAATTGAAGGGGCATGTGTTGGAAGTGTAA
- a CDS encoding DUF4139 domain-containing protein, with protein MLNRIPKSETTACSLTVYNDGFALVKDTRSIPQFAENDEVHFVGVARKLKPDSIIVEGVDVSELVYEYDLMDELRIFEKYLGRQLIIKDPYTKQDRAYTLLRGNGPVVMQDVETKEMIINPKGELRFPEIEGGNHVEPTLVWKVAEQRSNEVCVSYLTGGVTWEADYVISMHGDRFDMSGWLAMKNYSGVSFRDAKLRLISGTLNKAGNENEEKSAELSRREKKKTEAFSDFHTYTFPKAIDLEDRQQKQLRLLSSSNSKARIIYEINEQTSNPDIFIEFDNTAENGLGIPLPAGVFKMYRTNPDDGSAEFIGEYAIKHTEVNEKVRLKSGEACDIEVKAKKTGKYKEGGYEYTEYEYSICNTKSTPVEAVIRQPVPGHLWTVDESTHEWQKKRDKILLPVHVPVNVEEKVKFTIRHDRSARRTIGF; from the coding sequence ATGCTGAACAGAATTCCGAAATCCGAGACGACAGCTTGTTCCCTTACTGTTTACAATGATGGTTTTGCGCTGGTGAAAGATACACGTTCCATTCCGCAGTTCGCGGAAAATGACGAGGTCCATTTTGTCGGGGTGGCAAGGAAGCTGAAGCCCGATTCCATCATCGTTGAAGGGGTGGATGTATCGGAGCTTGTGTATGAATATGACCTGATGGATGAGTTGAGGATTTTTGAAAAATATCTCGGTCGTCAATTAATTATCAAAGATCCGTACACCAAACAAGATCGGGCGTACACGCTGCTGCGCGGGAATGGGCCGGTTGTTATGCAAGACGTTGAAACGAAGGAAATGATCATCAACCCGAAAGGCGAGCTGAGATTCCCGGAAATTGAAGGCGGGAATCATGTGGAGCCGACACTCGTCTGGAAAGTAGCCGAGCAGCGAAGCAATGAAGTTTGTGTATCGTATTTGACGGGTGGTGTTACATGGGAAGCGGATTATGTCATATCCATGCATGGCGATCGTTTTGACATGTCGGGTTGGCTGGCGATGAAGAATTATTCCGGCGTCTCTTTCAGAGATGCGAAACTTCGCCTAATTTCCGGGACACTAAACAAAGCGGGCAATGAAAACGAAGAGAAGAGCGCTGAGCTATCGAGGCGAGAAAAGAAGAAGACAGAAGCGTTTTCCGATTTCCATACGTACACATTCCCGAAGGCAATCGACTTGGAAGACCGTCAACAGAAACAGCTGCGGCTTCTGTCATCCTCCAATTCAAAAGCGCGTATTATTTATGAAATCAATGAACAGACTTCGAATCCTGATATCTTCATCGAATTCGATAATACGGCGGAGAACGGTCTCGGCATTCCGTTGCCGGCGGGCGTTTTTAAGATGTACCGGACGAACCCGGATGATGGCAGTGCGGAATTCATCGGTGAATACGCAATTAAGCATACGGAAGTGAATGAAAAAGTCCGTTTGAAATCGGGAGAAGCTTGCGACATCGAAGTGAAAGCGAAAAAAACGGGCAAATACAAAGAAGGCGGATACGAGTATACCGAATACGAATACAGCATTTGCAATACGAAAAGCACTCCGGTCGAAGCTGTCATCCGCCAACCGGTACCCGGCCACTTATGGACTGTGGATGAATCGACGCATGAATGGCAGAAGAAACGAGATAAGATTCTGCTGCCTGTCCATGTTCCTGTGAATGTCGAGGAGAAAGTGAAGTTCACAATCCGACACGACCGATCCGCGAGAAGAACAATTGGTTTCTAA
- a CDS encoding DedA family protein encodes MENWITEFIGENGYFGVFFLLFIENIFPPIPSEIILTFSGFATGFTAMTKTGVIIAATIGSVVGAMVLYSIGLLIDVERLEKFVERRGRWLRLSKKDLRRADAWFDKYGPWTVFFCRLVPLVRSLISVPAGMSHMNFPLFLLLTTLGSFIWNTILVTIGFKVGENWESIVHYMDFYSNIVYVILAIGGIAVCIGYIRFRRKRA; translated from the coding sequence ATGGAAAATTGGATAACGGAATTCATAGGGGAGAACGGCTATTTTGGAGTGTTCTTTCTACTGTTCATAGAGAATATATTTCCTCCGATTCCGTCTGAAATCATTTTGACCTTCAGTGGTTTCGCAACGGGTTTTACAGCCATGACGAAAACAGGCGTAATTATCGCCGCTACAATTGGCTCGGTCGTGGGCGCGATGGTTCTATACAGCATCGGCTTGCTTATTGATGTGGAGCGACTTGAGAAATTTGTGGAGCGGCGGGGACGCTGGCTGCGCCTATCGAAGAAAGATTTGAGGAGAGCTGATGCTTGGTTTGATAAATACGGTCCTTGGACAGTATTCTTTTGCCGACTCGTCCCGCTCGTCCGTAGTCTGATTTCGGTGCCTGCAGGGATGTCGCATATGAATTTTCCGCTGTTTCTATTATTGACAACTCTCGGGAGCTTCATTTGGAACACCATTCTTGTTACAATAGGTTTTAAGGTCGGTGAAAACTGGGAATCGATTGTCCATTATATGGACTTCTATTCAAACATTGTATATGTGATATTAGCAATTGGCGGAATTGCGGTTTGTATTGGATACATCCGGTTCCGCAGAAAGAGGGCTTAG
- a CDS encoding undecaprenyl-diphosphate phosphatase, whose amino-acid sequence MDLFELVKALILGFVEGMTEFAPVSSTGHLIIVDDMWLKTEEFLGKYPANTFKIVIQLGSILAVVVVFWKRLLSLVGLYKIDGKKMTSRFNLMHVIVGMLPAVVLGFAFKDLIDDYLFRTETVIVALVAGAILMIAADKFGPKRPKVQTLDQITYRQAFTVGLVQCLSLWPGFSRSGATISGGVLFGMNHRTAADFTFIMAVPIMAGASLVSVLKNWEDMSMDYLSFYIVGFISAFVFALISIRFFLKLVSKIKLVPFAIYRIFLAIVLAAIVFL is encoded by the coding sequence ATGGATTTATTTGAATTAGTAAAGGCGTTGATCCTCGGTTTTGTGGAAGGGATGACGGAATTTGCACCGGTCTCCTCGACAGGCCATCTCATTATTGTTGACGATATGTGGTTGAAGACGGAAGAGTTCCTTGGAAAATATCCCGCCAACACCTTTAAAATCGTTATCCAACTCGGATCGATTTTAGCGGTTGTCGTCGTATTCTGGAAAAGGTTGCTCAGCTTGGTAGGTCTGTATAAGATTGATGGAAAGAAGATGACAAGCCGTTTCAATCTGATGCATGTCATCGTCGGCATGCTGCCAGCAGTCGTTCTTGGATTTGCATTTAAAGACTTGATCGATGATTATTTATTCAGAACAGAAACTGTTATTGTCGCACTTGTCGCGGGAGCCATTCTCATGATTGCGGCAGACAAATTCGGACCAAAAAGACCGAAAGTCCAAACGTTAGACCAGATTACATATCGTCAGGCATTCACTGTGGGGCTTGTTCAATGTTTATCGTTATGGCCAGGATTTTCACGTTCAGGCGCAACGATCTCGGGCGGGGTTTTGTTTGGAATGAACCACAGGACCGCAGCGGACTTCACGTTCATTATGGCGGTGCCAATCATGGCGGGTGCGAGCCTTGTCTCGGTTCTGAAAAACTGGGAAGATATGTCGATGGATTACCTATCGTTTTATATCGTCGGGTTTATAAGCGCATTTGTCTTCGCACTCATTTCGATTCGCTTCTTCCTAAAGCTTGTTTCGAAAATCAAACTTGTACCGTTTGCAATCTATAGAATTTTCCTAGCAATCGTCTTAGCAGCAATCGTATTTTTATAA
- a CDS encoding response regulator transcription factor, with product MSEQVLIIEDEEAIARVLQLELEFEGYSVGVAHTGTDGLIKFREQEWDLVLLDLMLPGMNGLDVLRRIRAAEDGTPVILLTAKSDVEDKVTGLDLGANDYVTKPFEIDELLARIRSAIRTSQKKVVGKDEFLHEFAGLSIHEQSREVKRNGESIDLTPREYDLLLHLIRHPNQVLSREQLLDAVWGFDYYGDTNVVDVYIRYVRKKIEQRNEPSLIQTVRGVGYALKEPVHET from the coding sequence TTGAGTGAGCAAGTATTGATTATTGAAGATGAAGAAGCAATTGCGCGTGTTCTTCAATTGGAGCTTGAGTTTGAAGGATATTCGGTTGGCGTCGCGCATACGGGGACGGACGGCCTTATCAAGTTCAGAGAGCAAGAGTGGGATCTAGTGTTGTTGGATCTCATGTTGCCTGGCATGAATGGATTGGACGTGCTGCGGAGGATCCGAGCGGCGGAAGATGGCACGCCCGTTATTTTATTGACAGCGAAAAGCGATGTGGAAGATAAAGTGACGGGACTCGACTTGGGAGCGAATGATTATGTCACGAAGCCTTTTGAAATTGATGAATTACTTGCTCGCATCCGGTCGGCGATTCGTACTTCCCAAAAGAAGGTTGTCGGGAAAGATGAATTCCTTCATGAGTTCGCCGGATTATCAATCCATGAGCAGTCCCGTGAAGTGAAGCGGAACGGTGAATCCATCGATTTAACGCCGAGGGAATATGATTTATTGCTTCATTTGATACGGCATCCGAATCAAGTGCTATCACGGGAACAGCTGCTTGATGCGGTGTGGGGCTTTGACTATTACGGAGATACGAACGTAGTGGACGTCTATATCCGATATGTCCGGAAGAAAATCGAACAACGGAATGAACCTTCCCTTATTCAAACGGTCCGTGGCGTCGGGTATGCATTGAAGGAACCAGTCCATGAAACTTAA
- a CDS encoding sensor histidine kinase: MKLKQKIHVFSTLLMFILLMLATILIYFLFERMSHNTEYEQLLGRAKELTAELSKLETETDAGMVLRAFIPANGAISIIDNNNKPLINVQSLAGLGKVDGHVNPGNSFTIDQFEGTEALSISMPIVWPTGEVVTMKMTQLLTDVEENMRVLKYVLIGVTTFAMIPITLSSMTLGRIVTQPIENLIIAMNRSRQSGTYEKMTGVVNGNDELAQMERTFNEMMEQLEQNYMKQEQFVSNASHELKTPLTVIESYSRLLVRRGFENREVVDEALNAIISETGRMKEMIAQMLDLAKSSGSQAFEFSEVDLTPLLEAAVKLLRQAYGREIIIEADGPAIVETDGKFVKQLLFILLDNARKYSDGEIFTSIDDLQDEVEITVKDYGKGIPQSDLPHIFDRFYRVESDRSRKTGGTGLGLSIAKEIADGLGATLTIESVVDMGTVIRVLIPKNRKVLREF, translated from the coding sequence ATGAAACTTAAGCAGAAGATTCATGTCTTTTCGACCTTGTTAATGTTCATTCTTCTCATGCTGGCGACAATCCTCATCTATTTTCTTTTCGAAAGGATGTCGCATAATACGGAATATGAACAGCTGCTCGGCCGGGCGAAAGAGCTTACCGCGGAGTTGAGCAAATTGGAGACGGAAACGGATGCTGGCATGGTGTTGCGGGCATTCATACCAGCGAATGGCGCAATCTCTATCATTGACAATAACAACAAACCGCTCATCAATGTTCAATCTTTAGCTGGACTCGGGAAGGTCGATGGCCATGTGAATCCGGGCAATTCATTTACAATCGACCAATTTGAGGGTACTGAAGCATTATCCATCTCGATGCCGATTGTATGGCCGACAGGTGAAGTCGTCACAATGAAGATGACGCAATTGCTGACAGATGTCGAGGAAAATATGCGAGTCCTGAAGTATGTCCTGATTGGTGTCACAACATTTGCGATGATTCCGATCACCCTCTCCAGTATGACGCTCGGCAGAATTGTCACCCAGCCTATAGAGAATCTCATAATTGCGATGAACAGGAGCCGGCAATCGGGTACATATGAAAAGATGACCGGCGTTGTGAATGGAAATGATGAGCTTGCGCAAATGGAGCGGACGTTCAATGAGATGATGGAGCAATTGGAACAGAACTATATGAAGCAGGAGCAGTTTGTCTCGAACGCTTCCCATGAATTAAAAACGCCTTTGACTGTTATTGAGAGCTACTCCCGATTGTTGGTAAGGCGAGGGTTTGAAAACCGGGAAGTCGTCGATGAGGCGCTGAATGCGATTATCTCCGAGACAGGCAGGATGAAAGAGATGATTGCTCAGATGCTCGACTTGGCCAAAAGCAGCGGTTCCCAAGCGTTCGAATTCTCGGAAGTCGATTTGACTCCTTTGCTGGAAGCTGCTGTGAAACTGTTGAGGCAAGCATACGGCAGGGAAATAATCATTGAAGCGGATGGGCCGGCAATCGTTGAAACGGATGGGAAGTTTGTGAAGCAGTTATTGTTCATTCTCCTCGACAACGCGCGTAAATATAGCGACGGGGAAATTTTCACTTCCATCGATGACCTGCAGGACGAAGTGGAAATTACCGTGAAGGATTATGGTAAAGGGATTCCTCAATCAGACTTGCCGCATATTTTTGACCGTTTTTACAGGGTGGAGTCTGACCGAAGCCGTAAGACGGGCGGCACCGGGTTGGGACTCTCCATTGCTAAGGAGATTGCCGACGGACTTGGTGCAACCTTGACAATTGAAAGTGTCGTCGACATGGGAACTGTCATCCGGGTTTTAATTCCGAAAAACAGAAAAGTTCTCAGGGAGTTTTAA
- a CDS encoding PepSY domain-containing protein — protein sequence MNIWKKPWFIPIVLTIIIVVAGQLYTSGKLTKAEALPEQEIRSQLAMIYDGEVKDLMLDGSVYKAKVSRLGAEYAVEVDAGSGKVLSLIQTKESSETDSVVGTGEGEHPPVVETSPNESNIGDSDVKEEVDDKADAKADSKTEVPKPNVNKAPEQSKPTKQEKPQKTVLISEQQAMKIGLGQLPAGTIGEVDDVEFVNSSEGGYYLVQIDIDTEDDMDEVTYQIHAISGKVLTVTWDD from the coding sequence ATGAACATATGGAAAAAACCTTGGTTCATCCCGATTGTCTTGACGATCATCATTGTCGTAGCAGGACAGCTGTACACATCAGGAAAGCTGACGAAGGCTGAAGCTTTGCCGGAACAGGAAATCCGTTCCCAATTGGCGATGATCTATGATGGAGAAGTCAAAGATCTTATGTTGGATGGATCTGTATATAAAGCGAAAGTATCGAGACTAGGAGCAGAATACGCTGTGGAAGTCGACGCAGGATCAGGCAAGGTTCTTTCGCTTATCCAGACGAAAGAGTCGTCTGAAACTGATTCGGTGGTAGGGACAGGCGAAGGTGAGCATCCTCCAGTTGTTGAAACATCACCAAATGAATCGAATATAGGGGATAGCGATGTGAAGGAAGAGGTGGATGACAAAGCGGATGCTAAGGCGGATAGTAAAACGGAAGTGCCAAAGCCGAATGTAAACAAGGCACCTGAGCAATCCAAGCCAACTAAGCAGGAGAAACCGCAGAAGACAGTCCTCATCTCTGAACAGCAGGCAATGAAAATCGGCTTAGGTCAATTGCCGGCCGGCACGATTGGCGAAGTTGATGATGTGGAATTTGTTAATTCATCAGAAGGCGGCTATTATTTAGTGCAAATTGATATCGATACAGAGGATGACATGGATGAAGTCACGTATCAAATCCATGCGATTTCAGGCAAAGTATTGACTGTCACTTGGGATGATTAA
- a CDS encoding PepSY domain-containing protein, giving the protein MKKWMLIPAVAGVLAIGGVALAEDSVPSVAKQAEKMISLQEAKQVATEKVKGGIVTEIELDKDDGRYHFDVDLKDGKYEYDLEVDAVTGEIIKFEKEADKNHKQVKSDKLLTKEEAIAIAKKRAFGIVKEIELDEDDGRKEYDIEMRDGEFKYEIELDAVTGEFLEFEKERYQSTKKEVKVQPQDQVKVQTEKVAASTLKVVEPTTEKQAVKLDDNKKPNKKTMLTKEQVIAIAKQHASGVVTDFELDDNVYEIEMEDGDIEYELDIDAFTGAILSFERDDD; this is encoded by the coding sequence ATGAAAAAATGGATGTTGATTCCTGCAGTGGCAGGAGTATTAGCTATCGGTGGTGTTGCGTTAGCGGAGGACTCGGTTCCAAGTGTTGCGAAGCAGGCAGAGAAAATGATTTCATTGCAAGAAGCGAAGCAGGTTGCTACGGAAAAAGTGAAAGGTGGCATCGTGACGGAAATCGAATTGGATAAAGACGATGGCCGGTATCATTTCGATGTCGACTTGAAAGATGGAAAGTATGAGTACGATCTAGAAGTTGACGCAGTAACGGGCGAAATCATCAAATTTGAAAAAGAAGCGGATAAGAACCACAAGCAAGTGAAATCCGATAAACTGCTGACGAAAGAGGAAGCGATCGCCATTGCAAAAAAGCGGGCATTCGGCATAGTGAAAGAAATCGAATTGGATGAGGATGACGGTCGTAAAGAATATGATATCGAAATGAGAGACGGCGAATTCAAATACGAAATTGAACTGGATGCTGTAACAGGCGAGTTCTTGGAATTTGAAAAAGAACGTTACCAAAGCACGAAAAAAGAAGTGAAAGTGCAGCCGCAAGATCAAGTGAAGGTACAAACTGAAAAAGTTGCAGCTTCTACATTGAAAGTCGTCGAACCGACAACTGAAAAACAGGCTGTGAAATTGGATGACAACAAGAAACCAAACAAGAAGACGATGCTTACGAAAGAGCAAGTAATCGCGATCGCCAAGCAACATGCAAGCGGCGTTGTAACTGACTTCGAGCTGGATGACAATGTCTATGAAATTGAGATGGAAGACGGCGACATTGAGTACGAGTTGGATATCGATGCCTTCACAGGCGCCATCCTTTCCTTTGAACGGGATGATGACTGA
- a CDS encoding AI-2E family transporter: MDSIANLFQKKGVKRFIIFALIIIILFSVRSMMNLILLTFIFSFLMNRLVGFTTKYARLNHKLIVILLYTVIVGLLTVSLVKYLPIITLEISQLIKQITNFSTQSPDNPLLGFLESVISSEQIKSYVENGFSFLLKSFTDISKTSIQVLLAIILSLFFLLEKPRLIEFTGKFKNSKIAPFYYEIEFFGKKFSRTFGKVIEAQFIIALVNTFLSVIVLMILGFPQIIGLAIMIFFLGLIPVAGVIISLVPLTIIGFTIGGILTVVYLLIAIMVIHAIEAYILNPKLMSSKTDLPVFYTFIVLIFSQNFFGVWGLIIGIPVFVFLLDILDVTDKEPEQLP, encoded by the coding sequence ATGGATTCGATAGCAAATTTATTCCAGAAAAAAGGAGTTAAACGGTTTATTATTTTTGCTTTGATCATCATTATTCTATTTAGTGTTAGAAGCATGATGAACTTGATTTTGTTAACCTTTATATTTTCATTTTTAATGAACCGTCTGGTCGGTTTTACAACCAAATATGCCCGGTTGAATCATAAATTGATTGTCATACTCCTCTACACAGTGATTGTCGGTTTGCTGACTGTCAGCCTCGTCAAGTATTTGCCGATTATCACACTTGAAATCAGCCAGCTAATTAAGCAGATAACAAATTTCTCCACGCAGTCACCTGACAATCCTTTGCTCGGTTTTCTTGAGTCTGTTATTTCCAGCGAACAAATTAAGAGTTATGTAGAAAACGGTTTTTCCTTTTTGCTTAAATCGTTTACTGATATTAGTAAAACAAGTATCCAAGTGCTTCTTGCAATCATTTTGAGTTTGTTTTTCCTTCTTGAAAAACCTCGGCTGATCGAGTTCACGGGTAAGTTTAAAAACAGCAAGATTGCCCCTTTTTATTATGAAATCGAATTTTTCGGGAAGAAATTCTCACGTACCTTCGGAAAAGTGATCGAAGCGCAGTTCATCATTGCCCTCGTCAACACGTTTTTGTCCGTCATCGTCTTGATGATTCTCGGATTCCCCCAAATTATCGGATTGGCTATCATGATTTTTTTCTTAGGGCTCATTCCTGTCGCGGGCGTTATCATTTCACTGGTACCTCTGACGATTATCGGTTTTACGATTGGCGGTATTCTAACGGTCGTCTATTTGCTTATCGCAATCATGGTCATTCATGCCATCGAGGCGTATATTTTAAATCCGAAGTTGATGTCTTCGAAAACGGATTTACCTGTGTTTTATACATTTATCGTCCTCATCTTTTCACAGAATTTCTTTGGTGTCTGGGGGTTGATCATCGGGATTCCAGTGTTTGTCTTCCTGCTGGATATACTCGACGTGACAGACAAAGAACCGGAACAGCTACCCTAA